From Doryrhamphus excisus isolate RoL2022-K1 chromosome 22, RoL_Dexc_1.0, whole genome shotgun sequence, one genomic window encodes:
- the ndufb8 gene encoding NADH dehydrogenase [ubiquinone] 1 beta subcomplex subunit 8, mitochondrial translates to MRTSPPLRQPVNNMAVVGFRQWARVLSKGRGPGISGLLSGSRAASGAAKDDLPGPYPKTPEERAAAAKKYNMTVEDYEPHPDNGEGYGDYPKLPDRSQHERDPWYQWDHPDLRRNWGEPIHWHFDTFIRNRVDTSPTPASWSTMCKQLFGFIGFMLFMFYLGEKFPSYQAVAPKQYPYNDLYLEKGGDPEKQPEEVKHYEI, encoded by the exons ATGCGTACGTCTCCTCCACTACGGCAGCCAGTAAACAACATGGCTGTCGTTGGTTTCCGACAGTGGGCCCGAGTTCTTTCAAAAGGGCGAGGACCCGGCATTTCAGGACTGCTGTCCGGATCCAGGGCAG CCTCCGGTGCTGCCAAGGATGACTTACCTGGCCCGTACCCGAAAACTCCAGAGGAGAGGGCTGCTGCAGCAAAGAAGTACAACATGACGGTTGAGGACTATGAGCCTCATCCTGACAATGGAGAGGG gtaTGGTGATTATCCAAAACTTCCAGACCGATCACAGCATGAGAGAGACCCCTGGTATCAATGGGACCACCCGGACCTGAGGAGGAACTGGGGGGAGCCG ATACATTGGCATTTCGACACGTTCATCAGGAACCGTGTGGATACATCTCCCACACCAGCATCCTGGTCCACCATGTGCAAGCAGCTGTTCGGTTTCATCGGCTTCATGTTGTTCATGTTCTACCTTGGGGAGAAATTTCCCAGTTACCAAGCTGTT GCACCAAAGCAATATCCCTACAATGACCTGTACTTGGAGAAAGGTGGAGATCCTGAAAAACAGCCAGAAGAAGTCAAGcattatgaaatataa
- the gpx9 gene encoding glutathione peroxidase 9, which translates to MAYKSIYDFSAETLHGVTVPLSNFRGKVLLVVNVATFUGSTIEEYHRLNALMEMFGDLNFTVLGFSCNQFGLQSPEVNHETLNILKYVRPGGGFVPKFPIFSKVEVNGANEEPLFTFLKEYLPFVNPVIGDLKKFYWSPITVNDIRWNFEKFLITAEGEPFRRYELHCPIDKVEKDIAQLV; encoded by the exons ATGGCCTATAAATCAATCTATGATTTCTCTGCTGAGACGCTGCACGGAGTGACGGTTCCACTCAGCAACTTCCGGGGGAAGGTGCTTCTCGTCGTGAACGTCGCCACCTTCTGAGGGTCGACCATAGAGGAG TACCATCGACTGAATGCACTCATGGAAATGTTTGGTGACCTCAACTTCACCGTGCTGGGCTTCTCCTGCAACCAGTTTGGCCTTCAATCCCCTG aggtAAATCATGAAACCTTAAACATCCTAAAGTACGTGAGACCCGGAGGTGGATTTGTGCCAAAGTTTCCTATCTTCTCTAAAGTGGAGGTGAATGGAGCAAACGAAGAGCCGCTCTTCACCTTCCTGAAG gagtatttacCCTTTGTCAACCCTGTTATTGGAGACTTAAAGAAATTCTACTGGTCACCCATCACTGTCAATGACATCCGATGGAATTTTGAGAAGTTTCTAATCACCGCAGAAGGCGAGCCCTTCCGCAG GTATGAACTTCACTGCCCCATCGATAAAGTGGAGAAGGATATTGCACAGCTTGTGTAG
- the fbxl15 gene encoding F-box/LRR-repeat protein 15 isoform X3: MEDEEKTRTCRLLDLPWEDVLVVHILSCLPLRQLISLQRVSKHFRTLIQLYFAKCRSFDPVQLSIPKEAFSVMLKDNKVLQKLSLQSCSHWLTDDELLPVLSQNQRLVSVDMTECVRLTRRSLVALSLTRCLHLQHLTLSQCSFVDGLSLRSLADYCGALRSVDLTGCCQLKDDAICYLAKKCAKLTFLSLAVNENITDESVEEVAKNCRSLEHLDLNCCLRVRNQSIRTLGEYCPKLQSLKVKHCHQVTESSLEPLRKRNVRIDVQPPPERVLLSHIMRYTPFVNLQV; this comes from the exons ATGGAGGACGAGGAGAAAACACGAAC ATGTCGCCTTTTGGATTTACCCTGGGAGGATGTCCTTGTCGTACATATTTTATCCTGTTTACCCCTCAGACAGCTTATCAGCTTGCAAAGAGTTAGCAAGCATTTCCGCACGCTCATCCAACTCTATTTCGCCAAATGCAGGAGTTTTGATCCA GTTCAACTGTCCATTCCCAAAGAGGCCTTTAGCGTCATGTTGAAGGACAACAAAGTTCTACAGAAGCTGTCCCTTCAGAGTTGTTCCCACTGGCTGACAGACGACGAGCTGCTCCCGGTCCTCAGCCAGAACCAGCGTCTCGTCAGCGTGGACATGACCGAGTGCGTCCGTCTGACCCGCCGCTCTCTGGTGGCTTTGTCTTTGACCCGCTGCCTACACCTGCAGCATCTCACTCTGTCGCAGTGCAGCTTCGTGGACGGCCTGTCCCTGCGCAGCCTGGCCGACTACTGCGGGGCGCTGCGCTCCGTCGACCTCACCGGATGCTGCCAGCTGAAGGACGACGCCATCTGCTACCTGGCCAAGAAGTGTGCAAAGTTAACCTTTCTTTCTTTGGCTGTCAATGAAAATATCACGGATGAGTCTGTGGAAGAGGTGGCCAAGAACTGCAGGAGCCTCGAGCATCTGGACTTGAATTGTTGCCTGCGTGTCAGGAACCAGTCCATCAG GACCCTCGGAGAGTATTGCCCCAAGCTGCAGTCCTTGAAAGTGAAACATTGTCACCAGGTGACGGAGTCCAGCCTGGAGCCTCTACGCAAGCGCAACGTGCGCATCGATGTTCAGCCGCCACCGGAGAGGGTGCTGCTTTCGCACATTATGAGATACACTCCTTTTGTCAATCTACAGGTATAA
- the fbxl15 gene encoding F-box/LRR-repeat protein 15 isoform X2, with the protein MEDEEKTRTCRLLDLPWEDVLVVHILSCLPLRQLISLQRVSKHFRTLIQLYFAKCRSFDPVQLSIPKEAFSVMLKDNKVLQKLSLQSCSHWLTDDELLPVLSQNQRLVSVDMTECVRLTRRSLVALSLTRCLHLQHLTLSQCSFVDGLSLRSLADYCGALRSVDLTGCCQLKDDAICYLAKKCAKLTFLSLAVNENITDESVEEVAKNCRSLEHLDLNCCLRVRNQSIRTLGEYCPKLQSLKVKHCHQVTESSLEPLRKRNVRIDVQPPPERVLLSHIMRYTPFVNLQPLVILAAGR; encoded by the exons ATGGAGGACGAGGAGAAAACACGAAC ATGTCGCCTTTTGGATTTACCCTGGGAGGATGTCCTTGTCGTACATATTTTATCCTGTTTACCCCTCAGACAGCTTATCAGCTTGCAAAGAGTTAGCAAGCATTTCCGCACGCTCATCCAACTCTATTTCGCCAAATGCAGGAGTTTTGATCCA GTTCAACTGTCCATTCCCAAAGAGGCCTTTAGCGTCATGTTGAAGGACAACAAAGTTCTACAGAAGCTGTCCCTTCAGAGTTGTTCCCACTGGCTGACAGACGACGAGCTGCTCCCGGTCCTCAGCCAGAACCAGCGTCTCGTCAGCGTGGACATGACCGAGTGCGTCCGTCTGACCCGCCGCTCTCTGGTGGCTTTGTCTTTGACCCGCTGCCTACACCTGCAGCATCTCACTCTGTCGCAGTGCAGCTTCGTGGACGGCCTGTCCCTGCGCAGCCTGGCCGACTACTGCGGGGCGCTGCGCTCCGTCGACCTCACCGGATGCTGCCAGCTGAAGGACGACGCCATCTGCTACCTGGCCAAGAAGTGTGCAAAGTTAACCTTTCTTTCTTTGGCTGTCAATGAAAATATCACGGATGAGTCTGTGGAAGAGGTGGCCAAGAACTGCAGGAGCCTCGAGCATCTGGACTTGAATTGTTGCCTGCGTGTCAGGAACCAGTCCATCAG GACCCTCGGAGAGTATTGCCCCAAGCTGCAGTCCTTGAAAGTGAAACATTGTCACCAGGTGACGGAGTCCAGCCTGGAGCCTCTACGCAAGCGCAACGTGCGCATCGATGTTCAGCCGCCACCGGAGAGGGTGCTGCTTTCGCACATTATGAGATACACTCCTTTTGTCAATCTACAG CCTCTTGTGATCCTCGCCGCTGGACGCTAG
- the fbxl15 gene encoding F-box/LRR-repeat protein 15 isoform X1 — MEDEEKTRTRCRLLDLPWEDVLVVHILSCLPLRQLISLQRVSKHFRTLIQLYFAKCRSFDPVQLSIPKEAFSVMLKDNKVLQKLSLQSCSHWLTDDELLPVLSQNQRLVSVDMTECVRLTRRSLVALSLTRCLHLQHLTLSQCSFVDGLSLRSLADYCGALRSVDLTGCCQLKDDAICYLAKKCAKLTFLSLAVNENITDESVEEVAKNCRSLEHLDLNCCLRVRNQSIRTLGEYCPKLQSLKVKHCHQVTESSLEPLRKRNVRIDVQPPPERVLLSHIMRYTPFVNLQPLVILAAGR; from the exons ATGGAGGACGAGGAGAAAACACGAAC CAGATGTCGCCTTTTGGATTTACCCTGGGAGGATGTCCTTGTCGTACATATTTTATCCTGTTTACCCCTCAGACAGCTTATCAGCTTGCAAAGAGTTAGCAAGCATTTCCGCACGCTCATCCAACTCTATTTCGCCAAATGCAGGAGTTTTGATCCA GTTCAACTGTCCATTCCCAAAGAGGCCTTTAGCGTCATGTTGAAGGACAACAAAGTTCTACAGAAGCTGTCCCTTCAGAGTTGTTCCCACTGGCTGACAGACGACGAGCTGCTCCCGGTCCTCAGCCAGAACCAGCGTCTCGTCAGCGTGGACATGACCGAGTGCGTCCGTCTGACCCGCCGCTCTCTGGTGGCTTTGTCTTTGACCCGCTGCCTACACCTGCAGCATCTCACTCTGTCGCAGTGCAGCTTCGTGGACGGCCTGTCCCTGCGCAGCCTGGCCGACTACTGCGGGGCGCTGCGCTCCGTCGACCTCACCGGATGCTGCCAGCTGAAGGACGACGCCATCTGCTACCTGGCCAAGAAGTGTGCAAAGTTAACCTTTCTTTCTTTGGCTGTCAATGAAAATATCACGGATGAGTCTGTGGAAGAGGTGGCCAAGAACTGCAGGAGCCTCGAGCATCTGGACTTGAATTGTTGCCTGCGTGTCAGGAACCAGTCCATCAG GACCCTCGGAGAGTATTGCCCCAAGCTGCAGTCCTTGAAAGTGAAACATTGTCACCAGGTGACGGAGTCCAGCCTGGAGCCTCTACGCAAGCGCAACGTGCGCATCGATGTTCAGCCGCCACCGGAGAGGGTGCTGCTTTCGCACATTATGAGATACACTCCTTTTGTCAATCTACAG CCTCTTGTGATCCTCGCCGCTGGACGCTAG